Sequence from the Rhinolophus ferrumequinum isolate MPI-CBG mRhiFer1 chromosome 19, mRhiFer1_v1.p, whole genome shotgun sequence genome:
catcttAGGGTTTCCagttgtgctttcttttttttttttttttttttaatttatttttaatttattggggtgacaattgttagtaaaattacatagatttcaggtgtgcaattctgtatcacatcatccataaatcacattgtgtgttcaccacccagagtcagttctccttccatcaccatacatttgatccccctcaccctcatcccccaccccccaacccctttacctttcTAATCCcgtcaccttctccctcatccccaccccctctcccatctagcaaccctgtttttcctctatgtctctgaaaatgtttccgattagtttattcattctattctttagattccagatataagtgagatcatatggtatttgtctttctctttctgacttagttcacttagcataatgttcactaggtccatccatatcgttgcccATGGTAAGATTTCCAGCATCACTTTTAAAGGCTTCATGGGAGCCtatttgtttcagtttcattTCCCAGCTCGTTTTTGCATTGTGTTGTTGGATTATCTGTGAGAGCCTGAGAGGAgctaatattaattattaaacagGGAGGGATGAATCAGGGAATTAATTTTATAGGGGGGCAGTTTATTAGTGGATGTCTTTATATGATTACAGTCAACTTTGTACCCAGATAACAAATATTCATGTCAAATGGAGTAGCTGTATTTAATTGCAGTGCTAACTTACTAGGGTGCTAACCAAATTTTGTTGACTCTTACTtagtatacaaaaaaaaagattattctcAGTATATTAGAAGTAGGAGGGTGTGGGATGGTGGTGGAATTGGGGTCAGGTGACTGCCTGATGTTGAGAGAAGGGAACTGATTTGATATATAGTAACGCATACTATAATTCTATTTTACCAGTGGGCAAACCTATGTCTACAGAGGCCAAGTAATTTACTCAAAACAATACCACTCTTACCTCAGTTGGGTCCATCTCATTCCAAACtctgtgttcttttaaaattacattataacTGTTCTgtaaaattacaataaaactaTCCAAAACGTTTCAGATATCTGGAAAAGTCCATCTATCTTCTCACCAGCCAATAACATGTTATTTACAGGTTTACATAATTTAGTCTAAAGGCATTATAGGATGAATGATATTGATATCAACTTTTCATTAGACTGTAACATTTGTAATAACACTTATATAATGCTTGTTAGTTTACAtcagaaatttcatataattccTATAACACCCTGTGAGATAATCCTCGTTTTACTAGTGGACTTGGTTTTGGTGTCTAAAAGGGAATTGCGTGGACTTATGTTCCCTAAACACTTGAGCCCAGGTCTTTTGCTTCCAGATCTTATGACTTTTCTGTTACATTACATCCCTTCTTTGTAGAATAACAGAGTACCCTATAAATATTCCTTTTGTAGTAATAAAATAGCCTCAAAACATTACCCTACGTGATGTCTGCTGGACTCCCCTTTAGTCTATCATACTTAAATGATGTGTTTTAATGAGATTTCAGATTGTATTGTATTAGAACTGTATACCTTAACACTAATTTTGTAGATTTGGTAGCAATGTCTATCCTTTTACTTCCTAATAGTTAATGCTTTATGTTTAAGTGGATTGGTTTAAAATGGAAATCTGTATAATCTAATTTTTAATCTAATCTTTGTAGAAACTGAAATCCATCAATCACCGTTCTTAAAAATGCAATGGAATGTACCAAGGACTGTATTCCGACTGGCACATAGGACATGCATGGAACAACATAAAGCTGGTCTTTTTGGACACTGTCAAAATATAATGGGACCATTACTTTTTTATAAAGCTGAAACCAGAGTAGTTTTGGTTCAGGGCCCTCAAACACAGTGGCTGCACTTAACTGCTGCCCAGTGCACTGCAAAGGAACGGAAGCCATTTGATCGTCATTCACCACAACCAGGGGTCGTCCTTCACCATAAACAGTGGGAGCAAGATATTTTGTTGAGAAGGGTTACCACATCTCCGGGAACTCCTtcggaaaaaaaggaagaacctGATCCTTTACAAGACAAATCTATTAATCTTTATCAAcgatttaagaaaacatttagacAATATGGAAAAGTTTTGATTCCAGTTCATCTAATAACTTCTGGTGTTTGGTTTGGAACATTTTATTATGCAGCCATGAAGTAAGTTTTTGCTTGGTTGAGCACCTTTCCCTGTTTTATCAGAATGTCAATTTTAATTGTACTAATGAAAGCCTTAAATAGTTTTTGAAATGCTTGGATGTCTTTAATTGATAGAGGATgactatttttcataaatttttcacattttaataataattaacatttgctTACTGTGTACATCAGGCATTGCTAAATTTTCgactgtattatctcatttaatccttaaaacaaccaTATGAAGCAGgtgcaattattttcattttattagtgaGAAAACAGATGAAgcaaaaataagtcaaaataacTTAGCCTTTCCCAAAATAATTCAgagtctgatttcaaagcccattCTCTTAATCACTGTGTTCATCTCCTATCATCAGTTAGGGTagcacagaaataaaatcagatttcAGAAATTTGGTAGCACCATGAGCTCTGGACTTACATAAATAAAACCATATCTAGTATTTTTCCATATGTATGATTTTAGTGGGAAATTAGGAAGATATTTTTTCCAAAGCCTGGCTAATATCTGTTATAGACACAAAATTGAACAAACTGCAGACTtatgttttaatgttattttaatgttttaatgttattttttatgtattattcatATGAGTATCTGATTGGTGTCAAAGTATAATAATATCTTTTATTCTGATCAGAGTTAAtttgttgtacacttgaaattttgtgaagagggtagatctcatgttaggtgttcttaccacaataaaataaactttaaaaaaaaataagttaatttagtAGGCCTAGCCTCCAGATACAGTATTGTAAAACAGAATTTCTAAATGTACCTTTCTtgttaaattctgtttctttcttttaaggtaAGTTATATTATTCACACTGTTTTAGGAGCAGCAGGAATACACATAGAAACAGCGTCCCCAGTGAGTGCCAGTCCGTTTCTGCTTCTAGTATAACTCAGTGGGTGCCAACCTGCCTGTTCCTTTGAACCTATGGTGTGGACTTCTCTTGTACTGGTCTGGTCGTGACCAAGGCCATTGACCTCATTTTCCTGAGGGCAATGAGACAGCACAATGTAGACCACTTTGACATTTTAGTAAACTCTCCTGATGGGTCTAGAATTATGTTATACTTTCCAAAAGTCCACTAATTTTCAGTGTTTGGTTATATTTTCTAGCTTGATATTAAGGTATTAGTAAAGATGGTAGTTTTGTATATATAGCTCACTCATTAGAAAAAGCTTATTATGTACTAAGTTAAAAGATGATGGAATGGAGATTGTACTAGTTTGGTGCAAAAAGAATTgcggttaaaaggttaaaaattgcaaaaaccgcaattacttttgcaccaacctaatacttattCTAGAGAAACGGGATTATAGATGTTTCTTTACAAAAGTTctgaaaggtttttttaaaaaaaaccttgcaTAATTGATGCTGTTCTGTTTCTCTCCACGTCTTTCTTTCCATTATGTTTCTGTTATTCAATCATATCCTTCCTTatgtatcattattttctttaagaatttttccttttttcacagaAGGTccttgtatatataatttatggagTTATCTCTGTTTATTAATGACATTTTCTGGACATGTACAATATTTATAGATGTCTTCaaaacttagttttgttttttaacagagCCCTTAGTTTTTTAACAGCATAAAATCATGTaccattttgaataaaaattattatataggCCTTCAGTTTTTCTACTTAATTAACggctttttatatgttaaattttcttcttttgagccATTGAGGATTTTTCTGATTCAATATTGTGGAAGATGATATGAGAAATACttgtttcttctgccttccttAGGTTGCCCTTGATAAGCATTCGCCTCCTGGCATTAGAGGGAGAAATCTtaagtttttaattaattgaatatgAAGGTCTCATTTGGACTATTAAAAAGAGTACTTTTGTTCTATTTACTTTCCGTTGCTTTCTTTAAAGAGTTCTATAACTATAAAAGCAGATCCCAAATAACCTAGTGATACTaattcttcttaatattttttcagtgCTATCTGGCACCTGAGACAGTTGTGGGGACATTCTGCCATCCCCTGGAGAATGCACCTTTCTTAGTTTTATCTTTACCCCCTCTTTTTCTGAAGAATGCTTGTGTGTAAACATGGTCGTAAGACTATCTACTTTAAAATCATATCCCTTCTCCATCACAACTTGTCTTTTGGCTGTTTGCTAACATATGAATTGGGTTGCCACACCCACCACTACTACCCAGCTATGACTACCCGTCCAGTTGTTATAGCAGTATCTCATAGCTAATTTGTATTATGTAGGATGTGTTGCTTCCCAGAACAgcccttaatgtttttattaaatgtttaatatttcagaaattgaaAGTTGATTTGTTCTAAGTGAAGATCTTATCTCAagtaataatcagaaaataaggaTTTAGGATGTGTTCAAATGGCAGTTTATCTTTCATTGTGAgatgatttttttgtaaaattggaGTTGACTGTATTAAATACAGCTTTTTCAATTCAACTGACAAGAGgctggctttattttattttatttagttttagcTGGAAAAAGTTCTCTGTTATTTGCTTGTTGCCTCCtaactattaaaagaaagaagaaaaaatagtttgTAACTTGAAGGATGAACATTTGAAGTCATACTGCATTGCTGACCAGTGTTTGTTTTAGTCACTCTGACAACTAGCATTACTACCTTACTAGTCACCATAAAGCAAAATGCCATTCTTTATTTAGTTAATTCGGTGATAAATATGTCA
This genomic interval carries:
- the FAM210A gene encoding protein FAM210A, coding for MQWNVPRTVFRLAHRTCMEQHKAGLFGHCQNIMGPLLFYKAETRVVLVQGPQTQWLHLTAAQCTAKERKPFDRHSPQPGVVLHHKQWEQDILLRRVTTSPGTPSEKKEEPDPLQDKSINLYQRFKKTFRQYGKVLIPVHLITSGVWFGTFYYAAMKGVNVVPFLELVGLPDSVVNILKNSQSGNALTAYALFKIATPARYTVTLGGTSFTVKYLRSRGYISTPPPVKEYLQDRMEETKELLTEKMEETKDRLTEKLQETKEKVSFKKKGE